Proteins from a genomic interval of Kitasatospora herbaricolor:
- a CDS encoding DNA-directed RNA polymerase subunit beta' yields MLDVNFFDELRIGLATADDIRQWSHGEVKKPETINYRTLKPEKDGLFCEKIFGPTRDWECYCGKYKRVRFKGIICERCGVEVTRAKVRRERMGHIELAAPVTHIWYFKGVPSRLGYLLDLAPKDLEKVIYFAAYMITWVDDERRQRDLPSLEAHVSVERQQIENRRDSDLEARAKKAETDLAELEAEGAKADVRRKVREGAEREMKQLRDRAQRELDRLDEVWARFKNLKVQDLEGDELLYRELRDRFGTYFSGSMGAAALKDRLETFDLAEESERLREIIRTGKGQKKTRALKRLKVVSAFLQTTNKPNGMVLDCVPVIPPDLRPMVQLDGGRFATSDLNDLYRRVINRNNRLKRLLDLGAPEIIVNNEKRMLQEAVDALFDNGRRGRPVTGPGNRPLKSLSDMLKGKQGRFRQNLLGKRVDYSARSVIVVGPQLKLHQCGLPKAMALELFKPFVMKRLVDLNHAQNIKSAKRMVERARPVVWDVLEEVIAEHPVLLNRAPTLHRLGIQAFEPQLVEGKAIQIHPLVCTAFNADFDGDQMAVHLPLSAEAQAEARILMLSSNNILKPADGRPVTMPTQDMVLGLFFLTSDREQVKGGGRSFSSTAEAVMAFDAKELDVQAVIDVRLPIGTVPPRGWTPPVDEDGTPTWFEGESFRLRTTLGRALFNELLPEDYPFVDYEVGKKQLSAIVNDLAERYPKVVVAATLDNLKAAGFHWATRSGVTVSISDVVVPPQKAQILEGYEAQAEKIQKQYERGLITNDERKQELIGIWTRATNEVAEAMNANFEKTNPIFMMVDSGARGNMMQMRQIAGMRGLVSNAKNETIARPIKASFREGLTVLEYFISTHGARKGLADTALRTADSGYLTRRLVDVSQDVIIREEDCGTERGLKLAIGTVENGVLRKTDDVETSVYARMLAEDITVDGKLLATANTDLGDVLIDELIRHGISEVKTRSILTCESAVGTCAFCYGRSLATGKLVDIGEAVGIIAAQSIGEPGTQLTMRTFHTGGVAGDDITQGLPRVVELFEARTPKGVAPISEAQGRVRIEDTEKTRKLVVTPDDGTDEIAYPVSKRVKLLVSEGQAVEVGQKLTMGATNPHDVLRIMGQRAVQIHLVAEVQKVYNSQGVSIHDKHIEIIIRQMLRRVTIIESGDAELLPGELVERGRFEQENRRVVSEGGHPASGRPQLMGITKASLATESWLSAASFQETTRVLTDAAIHAKSDPLLGLKENVILGKLIPAGTGLPRYRNIRVEPTEEAKAAMYSAVGYDDYDLSPFGAGSGQAVPLDDYDYGPYTG; encoded by the coding sequence GTGCTTGACGTCAACTTCTTCGACGAGCTCCGCATCGGCCTCGCGACCGCCGACGACATCCGCCAGTGGTCGCACGGCGAGGTCAAGAAGCCGGAGACCATCAACTACCGCACCCTGAAGCCGGAAAAGGACGGGCTCTTCTGCGAGAAGATCTTCGGCCCCACCCGGGACTGGGAGTGCTACTGCGGCAAGTACAAGCGCGTCCGCTTCAAGGGCATCATCTGTGAGCGCTGTGGCGTCGAGGTCACTCGCGCCAAGGTGCGGCGTGAGCGGATGGGCCACATCGAGCTGGCCGCGCCGGTCACCCACATCTGGTACTTCAAGGGTGTGCCCAGCCGCCTCGGCTACCTGCTCGACCTGGCGCCGAAGGACCTCGAGAAGGTCATCTACTTCGCCGCCTACATGATCACCTGGGTGGACGACGAGCGTCGCCAGCGCGACCTCCCGTCCCTGGAGGCGCACGTCTCGGTCGAGCGTCAGCAGATCGAGAACCGTCGCGACTCCGACCTCGAAGCCCGTGCCAAGAAGGCCGAGACCGACCTGGCCGAACTCGAGGCCGAGGGCGCCAAGGCCGACGTGCGCCGCAAGGTGCGCGAGGGTGCCGAGCGTGAGATGAAGCAGCTGCGCGACCGTGCGCAGCGCGAGCTGGACCGTCTCGACGAGGTCTGGGCCCGCTTCAAGAACCTCAAGGTCCAGGACCTCGAGGGCGACGAGCTGCTCTACCGCGAGCTGCGCGACCGCTTCGGCACCTACTTCTCCGGCTCGATGGGCGCGGCGGCCCTCAAGGACCGCCTCGAGACCTTCGACCTGGCGGAGGAGTCCGAGCGCCTGCGCGAGATCATCCGCACCGGCAAGGGCCAGAAGAAGACCCGTGCGCTCAAGCGCCTCAAGGTCGTCTCCGCGTTCCTGCAGACCACCAACAAGCCCAACGGCATGGTGCTGGACTGCGTCCCGGTCATCCCGCCGGACCTGCGTCCGATGGTGCAGCTGGACGGTGGCCGCTTCGCGACCTCCGACCTGAACGACCTGTACCGCCGCGTGATCAACCGCAACAACCGCCTGAAGCGCCTTCTCGACCTCGGTGCCCCCGAGATCATCGTGAACAACGAGAAGCGCATGCTCCAGGAGGCCGTCGACGCGCTGTTCGACAACGGCCGTCGTGGCCGTCCGGTCACCGGCCCGGGCAACCGGCCCCTGAAGTCCCTCAGCGACATGCTGAAGGGCAAGCAGGGTCGTTTCCGTCAGAACCTCCTCGGCAAGCGAGTCGACTACTCGGCCCGTTCGGTCATCGTCGTCGGCCCGCAGCTCAAGCTGCACCAGTGCGGTCTGCCGAAGGCCATGGCGCTGGAGCTCTTCAAGCCGTTCGTGATGAAGCGCCTGGTGGACCTCAACCACGCGCAGAACATCAAGTCGGCCAAGCGCATGGTCGAGCGTGCCCGCCCGGTCGTCTGGGACGTCCTCGAAGAGGTCATCGCCGAGCACCCGGTCCTGCTGAACCGTGCGCCCACCCTGCACCGCCTCGGCATCCAGGCCTTCGAGCCCCAGCTGGTCGAGGGCAAGGCCATCCAGATCCACCCGCTCGTCTGCACCGCGTTCAACGCGGACTTCGACGGTGACCAGATGGCCGTCCACCTGCCGCTCTCCGCGGAGGCGCAGGCCGAGGCCCGCATCCTGATGCTGTCCTCGAACAACATCCTGAAGCCGGCCGACGGTCGCCCCGTCACCATGCCGACCCAGGACATGGTGCTCGGTCTCTTCTTCCTGACCTCGGACCGCGAGCAGGTGAAGGGCGGTGGCCGCTCCTTCTCCTCGACCGCCGAGGCCGTGATGGCGTTCGACGCCAAGGAGCTGGACGTCCAGGCCGTCATCGACGTCCGCCTGCCGATCGGCACCGTCCCGCCGCGTGGCTGGACCCCGCCGGTCGACGAGGACGGCACGCCGACCTGGTTCGAGGGCGAGTCCTTCCGTCTGCGCACCACCCTGGGCCGCGCGCTCTTCAACGAGCTGCTGCCCGAGGACTACCCGTTCGTCGACTACGAGGTGGGCAAGAAGCAGCTCTCCGCGATCGTCAACGACCTGGCGGAGCGCTACCCCAAGGTCGTCGTCGCGGCGACCCTGGACAACCTGAAGGCGGCCGGCTTCCACTGGGCCACCCGCTCGGGTGTCACCGTCTCGATCTCGGACGTCGTCGTCCCGCCGCAGAAGGCCCAGATCCTCGAGGGCTACGAAGCGCAGGCCGAGAAGATCCAGAAGCAGTACGAGCGCGGTCTGATCACCAACGACGAGCGCAAGCAGGAGCTCATCGGCATCTGGACCCGGGCGACCAACGAGGTCGCCGAGGCGATGAACGCCAACTTCGAGAAGACCAACCCCATCTTCATGATGGTGGACTCCGGTGCTCGAGGAAACATGATGCAGATGCGTCAGATCGCCGGTATGCGTGGTCTGGTGTCGAACGCGAAGAACGAGACGATCGCCCGTCCCATCAAGGCGTCGTTCCGTGAGGGCCTCACCGTCCTCGAGTACTTCATCTCCACCCACGGTGCCCGTAAGGGTCTGGCCGACACCGCTCTGCGTACCGCGGACTCCGGCTACCTCACCCGTCGTCTGGTCGACGTCTCCCAGGACGTCATCATCCGCGAGGAGGACTGTGGCACCGAGCGCGGCCTCAAGCTGGCCATCGGCACGGTCGAGAACGGCGTCCTGCGCAAGACGGACGACGTCGAGACCAGCGTCTACGCCCGCATGCTGGCCGAGGACATCACGGTCGACGGCAAGCTCCTCGCGACCGCGAACACCGACCTCGGTGACGTGCTGATCGACGAGCTGATCCGCCACGGCATCAGCGAGGTCAAGACCCGGTCGATCCTGACCTGCGAGTCGGCCGTCGGCACCTGTGCCTTCTGCTACGGCCGTTCGCTGGCCACCGGCAAGCTGGTCGACATCGGTGAGGCGGTCGGCATCATCGCCGCCCAGTCCATCGGTGAGCCCGGTACCCAGCTGACCATGCGTACCTTCCACACCGGTGGTGTGGCCGGTGACGACATCACGCAGGGTCTGCCCCGTGTCGTCGAGCTCTTCGAGGCCCGTACCCCCAAGGGTGTGGCCCCGATCTCGGAGGCGCAGGGCCGGGTCCGCATCGAGGACACCGAGAAGACCCGCAAGCTCGTCGTCACGCCGGACGACGGCACCGACGAGATCGCCTACCCGGTCTCCAAGCGTGTGAAGCTGCTCGTCAGCGAGGGCCAGGCGGTCGAGGTCGGCCAGAAGCTGACCATGGGTGCCACCAACCCGCACGACGTGCTGCGGATCATGGGCCAGCGTGCCGTCCAGATCCACCTGGTCGCCGAGGTCCAGAAGGTCTACAACTCGCAGGGCGTGTCGATCCACGACAAGCACATCGAGATCATCATCCGGCAGATGCTCCGCCGCGTGACGATCATCGAGTCGGGCGACGCCGAGCTGCTCCCGGGCGAGCTCGTCGAGCGCGGCCGCTTCGAGCAGGAGAACCGTCGCGTGGTGTCGGAAGGCGGCCACCCGGCCTCCGGCCGTCCCCAGCTGATGGGTATCACCAAGGCCTCGCTGGCCACCGAGTCCTGGCTGTCGGCCGCCTCCTTCCAGGAGACGACCCGGGTCCTGACCGACGCGGCGATCCACGCCAAGTCGGACCCGCTGCTGGGCCTCAAGGAGAACGTCATCCTCGGTAAGCTCATCCCGGCCGGTACGGGTCTGCCCCGCTACCGCAACATCCGGGTCGAGCCGACCGAAGAGGCCAAGGCCGCGATGTACTCGGCCGTCGGCTACGACGACTACGACCTGTCGCCCTTCGGCGCCGGCTCCGGCCAGGCCGTCCCGCTGGACGACTACGACTACGGCCCGTACACCGGCTGA
- the rpoB gene encoding DNA-directed RNA polymerase subunit beta — MAAPRNASNNANSTAPLRVSFAKIKEPLEVPNLLALQTESFDWLLGNAAWKSRVEAALESGQDVPTKSGLEEIFEEISPIEDFSGSMSLTFRDHRFEPPKNSIDECKDRDFTFAAPLFVTAEFTNNETGEIKSQTVFMGDFPLMTHKGTFVINGTERVVVSQLVRSPGVYFDSTLDKVSDKDIYSCKVIPSRGAWLEMEIDKRDMVGVRIDRKRKQSVTVLLKALGWTNEMILEEFGEYESMRATLEKDHTQGQDDALLDIYRKLRPGEPPTREAAQTLLENLYFNPKRYDLAKVGRYKVNRKLGNAESLDSGVLTEPDIIGAIKYLVKLHAGETEWRDNEGRDIVVEVDDIDHFGNRRLRNVGELIQNQVRTGLARMERVVRERMTTQDVEAITPQTLINIRPVVASIKEFFGTSQLSQFMDQTNPLSGLTHKRRLSALGPGGLSRERAGFEVRDVHPSHYGRMCPIETPEGPNIGLIGSLASYGRVNAFGFIETPYRKVVEGIVTEQVDYLTADEEDRFVIAQANAPLTADLHFAEPRVLVRRRGGEIDYIPGSEIDYMDVSPRQMVSVATAMIPFLEHDDANRALMGSNMMRQAVPLLKSEAPVVGTGMEYRCAVDAADVITAEKAGVVQEVSADYVTVANDDGTYTTYRAAKFTRSNQGTSFNQKVLVDEGARVEVNQVLADGPCTDQGEMALGKNLLVAFMSWEGHNYEDAIILSQRLVQDDVLSSIHIEEHEVDARDTKLGPEEITRDIPNVSEEVLADLDERGIIRIGADVVTGDILVGKVTPKGETELTPEERLLRAIFGEKAREVRDTSLKVPHGESGKVIGVRVFDREEGDELPPGVNQLVRVYVAQKRKITNGDKLAGRHGNKGVISKILPVEDMPFLADGTPVDIILNPLGVPSRMNPGQVLEIHLGWLAKQGWDVSGLADEWAQRLQAIGADTVTGGTNLATPVFDGAREDEITGLLDNTTLTRDGERLVNSTGKARLFDGRSGEPFPMPVSVGYMYILKLHHLVDDKLHARSTGPYSMITQQPLGGKAQFGGQRFGEMEVWALEAYGAAYALQELLTIKSDDVLGRVKVYEAIVKGENIPEPGIPESFKVLIKEMQSLCLNVEVLSSDGSSIEMRDSDEDVFRAAEELGIDLSRREPSSVEEV, encoded by the coding sequence TTGGCCGCGCCGCGCAACGCCTCGAACAACGCTAATTCCACCGCCCCGCTCCGCGTTTCCTTCGCGAAGATCAAGGAGCCCCTCGAGGTTCCGAACCTCCTGGCCCTGCAGACCGAGAGCTTTGACTGGCTCCTCGGCAATGCGGCCTGGAAGTCTCGCGTCGAGGCGGCCCTGGAGAGTGGTCAGGACGTCCCCACGAAGTCCGGTCTGGAGGAGATCTTCGAAGAGATCTCCCCGATCGAGGACTTCAGCGGGTCGATGTCGCTGACCTTCCGCGACCACCGTTTCGAGCCGCCGAAGAACTCGATCGACGAGTGCAAGGACCGCGACTTCACGTTCGCCGCCCCGCTCTTCGTCACCGCCGAGTTCACCAACAACGAGACCGGTGAGATCAAGTCTCAGACGGTCTTCATGGGCGACTTCCCGCTCATGACCCACAAGGGCACCTTCGTGATCAACGGCACCGAGCGTGTCGTGGTCTCGCAGCTGGTCCGCTCCCCGGGTGTGTACTTCGACTCCACCCTGGACAAGGTGTCCGACAAGGACATCTACTCCTGCAAGGTCATCCCCTCGCGTGGTGCCTGGCTGGAGATGGAGATCGACAAGCGCGACATGGTCGGTGTCCGCATCGACCGCAAGCGCAAGCAGTCGGTCACCGTGCTGCTGAAGGCCCTCGGCTGGACCAACGAGATGATTCTCGAGGAGTTCGGCGAGTACGAGTCGATGCGCGCCACCCTGGAGAAGGACCACACCCAGGGCCAGGACGACGCGCTGCTCGACATCTACCGCAAGCTGCGTCCGGGCGAGCCGCCGACGCGCGAGGCCGCGCAGACGCTTCTGGAGAACCTCTACTTCAACCCGAAGCGCTACGACCTCGCGAAGGTCGGCCGTTACAAGGTCAACCGCAAGCTGGGCAACGCCGAGTCGCTGGACTCCGGCGTGCTCACCGAGCCCGACATCATCGGTGCGATCAAGTACCTGGTGAAGCTGCACGCCGGCGAGACCGAGTGGCGTGACAACGAGGGCCGGGACATCGTCGTCGAGGTCGACGACATCGACCACTTCGGCAACCGTCGCCTGCGCAACGTCGGCGAGCTGATCCAGAACCAGGTCCGTACGGGTCTCGCCCGCATGGAGCGCGTCGTGCGCGAGCGCATGACCACCCAGGACGTCGAGGCGATCACGCCGCAGACCCTGATCAACATCCGGCCGGTCGTCGCCTCCATCAAGGAGTTCTTCGGCACCAGCCAGCTGTCCCAGTTCATGGACCAGACGAACCCGCTGTCGGGCCTGACCCACAAGCGCCGTCTGTCCGCGCTGGGCCCCGGTGGTCTGTCCCGTGAGCGCGCCGGCTTCGAGGTCCGTGACGTCCACCCCTCGCACTACGGCCGCATGTGTCCGATCGAGACCCCCGAAGGCCCGAACATCGGTCTGATCGGCTCGCTCGCGTCCTACGGCCGGGTGAACGCGTTCGGTTTCATCGAGACCCCGTACCGCAAGGTCGTCGAGGGCATCGTCACCGAGCAGGTCGACTACCTGACCGCCGACGAGGAGGACCGCTTCGTCATCGCGCAGGCCAACGCCCCGCTGACGGCGGACCTGCACTTCGCCGAGCCGCGTGTCCTGGTCCGCCGCCGCGGCGGCGAGATCGACTACATCCCGGGCTCCGAGATCGACTACATGGACGTCTCGCCGCGCCAGATGGTGTCGGTCGCGACCGCCATGATCCCGTTCCTCGAGCACGACGACGCCAACCGCGCGCTCATGGGCTCCAACATGATGCGCCAGGCGGTGCCGCTGCTGAAGAGCGAGGCACCCGTGGTCGGCACCGGCATGGAGTACCGCTGCGCGGTCGACGCCGCCGACGTCATCACGGCCGAGAAGGCGGGTGTCGTCCAGGAGGTCTCGGCCGACTACGTCACCGTGGCCAACGACGACGGCACGTACACCACGTACCGCGCCGCCAAGTTCACCCGCTCCAACCAGGGCACCTCCTTCAACCAGAAGGTGCTCGTGGACGAGGGCGCCCGGGTCGAGGTCAACCAGGTGCTGGCCGACGGCCCGTGCACCGACCAGGGCGAGATGGCGCTGGGCAAGAACCTGCTCGTGGCGTTCATGTCCTGGGAGGGTCACAACTACGAGGACGCGATCATCCTGTCGCAGCGCCTCGTGCAGGACGACGTCCTCTCCTCGATCCACATCGAGGAGCACGAGGTCGACGCCCGTGACACCAAGCTGGGCCCCGAGGAGATCACCCGGGACATCCCGAACGTCTCCGAGGAGGTCCTCGCCGACCTCGACGAGCGCGGCATCATCCGCATCGGCGCGGACGTCGTCACCGGCGACATCCTGGTCGGCAAGGTCACGCCCAAGGGCGAGACCGAGCTGACCCCGGAGGAGCGCCTGCTCCGCGCGATCTTCGGCGAGAAGGCCCGTGAGGTCCGCGACACCTCGCTGAAGGTGCCGCACGGTGAGTCCGGCAAGGTCATCGGCGTCCGCGTCTTCGACCGCGAAGAGGGCGACGAGCTGCCCCCGGGCGTCAACCAGCTGGTCCGGGTCTACGTGGCCCAGAAGCGCAAGATCACCAACGGTGACAAGCTGGCCGGCCGTCACGGCAACAAGGGTGTCATCTCCAAGATCCTGCCGGTCGAGGACATGCCGTTCCTCGCCGACGGCACCCCGGTCGACATCATCCTCAACCCGCTGGGTGTCCCGTCCCGAATGAACCCGGGACAGGTCCTGGAGATCCACCTCGGGTGGCTCGCCAAGCAGGGCTGGGACGTCTCCGGCCTCGCCGACGAGTGGGCCCAGCGCCTGCAGGCGATCGGCGCCGACACGGTCACGGGTGGCACCAACCTCGCCACCCCGGTCTTCGACGGCGCCCGCGAGGACGAGATCACCGGCCTGCTGGACAACACCACCCTCACCCGTGACGGTGAGCGCCTGGTGAACTCCACCGGCAAGGCCCGGCTGTTCGACGGCCGCTCCGGCGAGCCGTTCCCGATGCCGGTCTCGGTCGGCTACATGTACATCCTCAAGCTGCACCACCTGGTCGACGACAAGCTCCACGCCCGTTCGACCGGTCCGTACTCGATGATCACCCAGCAGCCGCTCGGTGGTAAGGCGCAGTTCGGTGGTCAGCGCTTCGGTGAGATGGAGGTGTGGGCCCTTGAGGCGTACGGCGCGGCCTACGCGCTGCAGGAGCTCCTCACCATCAAGTCCGACGACGTCCTCGGCCGCGTGAAGGTCTACGAGGCCATCGTCAAGGGCGAGAACATCCCCGAGCCCGGCATTCCCGAGTCCTTCAAGGTCCTCATCAAGGAAATGCAGTCGCTCTGCCTCAACGTGGAGGTGCTGTCCTCGGACGGCTCGTCCATCGAGATGCGGGACTCCGACGAGGACGTCTTCCGCGCCGCCGAGGAGCTCGGCATTGACCTGTCCCGGCGCGAGCCGAGCAGCGTCGAAGAGGTCTGA
- the rplL gene encoding 50S ribosomal protein L7/L12, translated as MAKLSQDELLEQFETLTLIELSEFVKAFEEKFDVKAAAPVAVAAAGGAAAAVEAVEEQDEFDVILESAGDKKIQVIKEVRALTSLGLKEAKDLVDGTPKPVLEKVAKEAAEKAKAALEAAGAKVTVK; from the coding sequence ATGGCGAAGCTGTCCCAGGACGAGCTGCTCGAGCAGTTCGAGACCCTGACCCTCATCGAGCTGTCCGAGTTCGTCAAGGCGTTCGAGGAGAAGTTCGACGTCAAGGCTGCCGCTCCGGTCGCCGTTGCCGCCGCCGGTGGCGCTGCCGCCGCCGTCGAGGCCGTCGAGGAGCAGGACGAGTTCGACGTCATCCTCGAGTCGGCCGGCGACAAGAAGATCCAGGTCATCAAGGAGGTGCGCGCCCTTACCTCCCTCGGTCTGAAGGAGGCCAAGGACCTCGTTGACGGCACCCCGAAGCCGGTCCTGGAGAAGGTCGCCAAGGAGGCCGCCGAGAAGGCCAAGGCCGCCCTCGAGGCCGCTGGCGCCAAGGTCACCGTCAAGTGA
- the rplJ gene encoding 50S ribosomal protein L10 — MARPDKAAAVAEITDKFRASNAAVLTEYRGLTVKQVKNLRRSLGENAQYAVVKNTLTKIAANEAGITELDDLFAGPTAVAFVTGDPVESAKALRDFAKDNPALIIKGGVLDGKALTADEIKKLADLESREVLLAKLAGGLKASMAKAAATFQAPLVEFARTAEALRAKVEQGGAGTPAPAEAEDTTEAAE, encoded by the coding sequence ATGGCAAGGCCCGACAAGGCTGCTGCCGTCGCCGAGATCACGGACAAGTTCCGTGCCTCGAACGCGGCCGTGCTGACCGAGTACCGCGGTCTGACGGTGAAGCAGGTGAAGAACCTGCGTCGCTCGCTGGGTGAGAACGCCCAGTACGCCGTGGTGAAGAACACGCTGACCAAGATCGCTGCCAATGAGGCCGGGATCACGGAGCTCGACGACCTGTTCGCGGGTCCGACGGCTGTCGCCTTCGTCACCGGTGACCCGGTGGAGTCGGCGAAGGCTCTGCGTGACTTCGCCAAGGACAACCCCGCTCTCATCATCAAGGGCGGTGTCCTTGACGGTAAGGCGCTGACCGCCGATGAGATCAAGAAGCTCGCGGACCTCGAGTCCCGCGAGGTGCTGCTCGCCAAGCTGGCCGGCGGCCTGAAGGCGTCCATGGCCAAGGCCGCGGCTACCTTCCAGGCTCCGCTGGTGGAGTTCGCCCGCACTGCCGAGGCACTGCGCGCGAAGGTCGAGCAGGGCGGTGCCGGTACGCCGGCTCCCGCCGAGGCCGAGGACACCACCGAGGCTGCCGAGTAA
- the rplA gene encoding 50S ribosomal protein L1 — translation MKRSKALTAAAAKVDRDRLYAPLEAIRLARETSTTKFDATVEVAMRLGVDPRKADQMVRSTVILPHGTGKTARVLVFATGERAEAARAAGADIVGSDELIDEVAKGRLDFDAVVATPDLMGKVGRLGRVLGPRGLMPNPKTGTVTPDVAKAVNDIKGGKIEFRVDKHSNLHFIIGKASFTDEQLVENYGAALDEVLRAKPSAAKGRYIKKTAVTTTMGPGIQVDPNRTRNLLVEEDPAAV, via the coding sequence GTGAAGCGCAGCAAGGCTCTGACGGCCGCGGCCGCCAAGGTTGACCGCGACCGCCTCTACGCCCCCCTCGAGGCCATCCGCCTCGCCCGGGAGACGTCCACCACCAAGTTCGACGCGACCGTCGAGGTTGCCATGCGCCTGGGTGTCGACCCGCGCAAGGCCGACCAGATGGTCCGCAGCACCGTGATCCTCCCGCACGGCACCGGTAAGACCGCTCGGGTCCTGGTCTTCGCGACCGGCGAGCGTGCCGAGGCCGCGCGTGCTGCGGGTGCCGACATCGTCGGTTCGGACGAGCTCATCGACGAGGTCGCCAAGGGCCGCCTCGACTTCGACGCCGTCGTCGCCACCCCGGACCTCATGGGCAAGGTCGGCCGCCTCGGCCGCGTGCTCGGCCCGCGTGGTCTGATGCCGAACCCGAAGACCGGCACCGTCACCCCCGATGTCGCCAAGGCTGTCAACGACATCAAGGGCGGCAAGATCGAGTTCCGCGTCGACAAGCACTCGAACCTGCACTTCATCATCGGTAAGGCCTCCTTCACCGACGAGCAGCTGGTCGAGAACTACGGCGCCGCGCTGGACGAGGTCCTCCGGGCCAAGCCGTCCGCCGCCAAGGGCCGCTACATCAAGAAGACCGCGGTCACCACCACCATGGGCCCCGGCATCCAGGTGGACCCGAACCGCACCCGCAACCTCCTGGTCGAGGAGGACCCGGCCGCCGTCTGA
- the rplK gene encoding 50S ribosomal protein L11 has protein sequence MPPKKKKITGLIKLQIKAGAANPAPPVGPALGQHGVNIMEFCKAYNAATESQRGMIVPVEITVYDDRSFTFITKTPPAARLILKAAGIEKGSAEPHKTKVAKLTGAQVREIATVKLPDLNANDLDAAAKIIAGTARSMGVTVEG, from the coding sequence ATGCCTCCCAAGAAGAAGAAGATCACGGGGCTCATCAAGCTCCAGATCAAGGCCGGCGCGGCCAACCCGGCTCCGCCGGTCGGCCCCGCGCTGGGCCAGCACGGCGTGAACATCATGGAGTTCTGCAAGGCCTACAACGCCGCGACCGAGTCGCAGCGCGGCATGATCGTGCCGGTGGAGATCACGGTCTACGACGACCGCTCCTTCACCTTCATCACGAAGACGCCGCCGGCCGCGCGCCTCATCCTGAAGGCCGCCGGCATCGAGAAGGGCTCGGCCGAGCCGCACAAGACCAAGGTCGCCAAGCTCACCGGCGCCCAGGTCCGCGAGATCGCGACCGTGAAGCTCCCCGACCTGAACGCCAACGACCTGGACGCCGCCGCGAAGATCATCGCCGGCACCGCCCGGTCCATGGGCGTCACGGTCGAGGGCTGA
- the nusG gene encoding transcription termination/antitermination protein NusG → MSESPLYDADETVREADVAAELDAAALADSAADSESAEQIVDAVDSDEDEVEAFDEAEADEPAEVAALHEESDEAEDEDASEEAAAEDESDEESEEAAEEAAAEDEVEVDPVAEFREKLRTAPGEWYVIHTYAGYENRVKQNLEQRSVSLNVEDYIFQSEVPQEEVVQIKNGDRKTIRQNKLPGYVLVRMDLTPESWGVVRNTPGVTGFVGNAYDPYPLTLDEVVKMLAPDVERQAAKEAGRPVPGKPVEVQVLDFEVGDSVTVTDGPFATLQATINEINPDSKKVKGLVEIFGRETPVELSFDQIQKN, encoded by the coding sequence GTGTCTGAGTCCCCCCTGTACGACGCCGACGAGACCGTCCGCGAGGCGGATGTCGCCGCCGAGCTGGACGCGGCTGCGCTGGCTGACAGTGCCGCCGACTCCGAGTCCGCCGAGCAGATCGTGGACGCCGTGGACAGTGACGAGGACGAGGTCGAGGCGTTCGACGAGGCCGAGGCCGACGAGCCCGCCGAGGTCGCCGCGCTGCACGAGGAGTCCGACGAGGCCGAGGACGAGGACGCGTCCGAGGAAGCCGCCGCCGAGGACGAGAGCGACGAGGAGTCCGAGGAGGCCGCCGAGGAGGCCGCCGCCGAGGACGAGGTCGAGGTCGACCCGGTCGCCGAGTTCCGCGAGAAGCTGCGCACCGCCCCGGGCGAGTGGTACGTCATCCACACCTACGCGGGTTACGAGAACCGCGTGAAGCAGAACCTGGAGCAGCGCTCCGTCTCCCTGAACGTCGAGGACTACATCTTCCAGTCCGAGGTGCCGCAGGAGGAGGTCGTCCAGATCAAGAACGGCGACCGCAAGACGATCCGCCAGAACAAGCTCCCCGGCTACGTCCTGGTCCGGATGGACCTCACCCCGGAGTCCTGGGGCGTCGTGCGCAACACCCCCGGCGTCACCGGCTTCGTCGGCAACGCCTACGACCCGTACCCGCTGACGCTGGACGAGGTCGTCAAGATGCTCGCCCCCGACGTGGAGCGCCAGGCGGCCAAGGAGGCCGGCCGGCCGGTTCCCGGCAAGCCGGTCGAGGTCCAGGTGCTCGACTTCGAGGTCGGCGACTCGGTCACCGTCACCGACGGCCCGTTCGCGACCCTGCAGGCGACCATCAACGAGATCAACCCGGACTCGAAGAAGGTCAAGGGCCTGGTCGAGATCTTCGGCCGCGAGACCCCGGTCGAGCTGTCGTTCGACCAGATCCAGAAGAACTGA
- the secE gene encoding preprotein translocase subunit SecE, translating into MTETTGSTATPESGNPEGAEGADGTTPVDGEDKALSRRDRKRAKRSGDGEKKSGKRAKKGVFARLALFYRQIIAELRKVVWPSRSDLINYTTVVVVFVVVIMGLVASLDFGFAKLSLWIFG; encoded by the coding sequence GTGACGGAGACCACGGGCTCCACCGCAACGCCTGAGAGCGGCAACCCCGAGGGTGCCGAAGGCGCTGACGGGACCACGCCTGTCGACGGCGAGGACAAGGCTCTCTCGCGCCGCGACCGCAAGCGTGCCAAGCGCTCGGGCGACGGTGAGAAGAAGTCCGGCAAGCGTGCCAAGAAGGGCGTCTTCGCCCGGCTGGCGCTCTTCTACCGGCAGATCATCGCGGAGCTGCGCAAGGTCGTCTGGCCCAGCCGGAGCGACCTCATCAACTACACCACCGTCGTGGTCGTCTTCGTCGTCGTGATCATGGGCCTGGTGGCCTCCCTCGACTTCGGCTTCGCAAAGCTCAGCCTGTGGATCTTCGGCTGA